From a single Maritimibacter sp. DP1N21-5 genomic region:
- a CDS encoding aspartate aminotransferase family protein, with protein sequence MLNNDQLDRWDRENFFHPSTHLADFARGDAPNRIITGGEGVHITDRDGNRLLDAFAGLYCVNVGYGRPEITEAIAKQAKELAYYHAYVGHGTEASITLAKMVLDRAPKHMSKVYFGLSGSDANETNIKLVWYYNNILGRPEKKKIISRWRGYHGSGLMTGSLTGLELFHKKFDLPLSQVIHTEAPYYYRRPNHDMTEADFVAHCVEELEALIAREGADKIAAFIGEPALGTGGLVPPPEGYWAAIQTVLDKHDILLIADEVVTGFGRLGSMFGSDHYGMKPDLITIAKGLTSAYAPLSGSIVSDKMWKVLEQGTGENGPIGHGWTYSAHPIGAAAGVANLELIDKLNLVENAGKVGAYFKAALKSVLGDHPHVGDVRGEGLLCAVEFVKDPETRTFFDASEKVGPNVAAALLKEGVIGRAMPQGDILGFAPPFCLTEAEADEIAQKTAKAVQTVLG encoded by the coding sequence ATGCTCAACAACGACCAACTCGACCGCTGGGACCGCGAGAATTTCTTCCATCCCTCGACCCATCTCGCCGACTTCGCCCGGGGCGATGCGCCGAACCGGATCATCACGGGCGGCGAAGGTGTGCACATCACCGACCGCGACGGCAACCGCCTGCTCGACGCCTTTGCCGGGCTTTATTGCGTGAACGTGGGCTACGGCCGGCCGGAGATCACCGAGGCGATCGCGAAACAGGCGAAGGAACTGGCCTACTACCACGCCTATGTCGGGCATGGCACCGAAGCCTCCATCACGCTTGCCAAGATGGTGCTCGACCGTGCGCCGAAACATATGTCGAAGGTTTACTTCGGGCTTTCCGGGTCGGACGCGAACGAGACGAATATCAAGCTCGTCTGGTATTACAACAACATCCTCGGACGCCCCGAGAAGAAGAAGATCATTTCGCGCTGGCGCGGCTATCACGGCTCGGGCCTGATGACCGGGTCGCTGACCGGGCTCGAGCTGTTCCACAAGAAATTCGACCTGCCTCTGTCCCAGGTGATCCACACCGAGGCACCCTATTACTATCGCCGTCCGAACCACGACATGACCGAGGCGGATTTCGTGGCGCATTGCGTGGAGGAACTTGAGGCGCTCATTGCGCGGGAAGGGGCGGACAAGATCGCGGCCTTCATCGGCGAGCCCGCGCTGGGCACCGGGGGGCTGGTTCCACCGCCCGAAGGCTACTGGGCCGCGATCCAGACCGTGCTCGACAAGCACGACATCCTGCTCATCGCGGATGAGGTCGTCACCGGTTTCGGGCGGTTGGGCTCCATGTTCGGTTCGGACCACTACGGGATGAAGCCCGACCTCATCACCATCGCCAAGGGTCTGACCTCGGCTTACGCGCCGCTGTCGGGGTCGATCGTGTCGGACAAGATGTGGAAGGTTCTGGAGCAGGGCACGGGTGAAAACGGCCCCATCGGCCACGGCTGGACCTATTCCGCGCATCCTATCGGGGCGGCGGCGGGGGTTGCGAACCTCGAGCTCATCGACAAACTCAACCTGGTCGAGAACGCCGGAAAGGTCGGCGCCTATTTCAAGGCTGCGCTGAAATCGGTGCTGGGCGATCACCCACATGTCGGCGACGTGCGGGGTGAGGGGCTGCTCTGCGCGGTCGAATTCGTGAAGGACCCGGAAACGCGGACGTTTTTCGACGCCAGCGAAAAGGTCGGGCCGAACGTGGCGGCCGCGCTCCTGAAAGAGGGTGTCATCGGACGCGCCATGCCGCAGGGCGATATCCTCGGTTTCGCGCCGCCCTTCTGCCTGACCGAAGCAGAGGCCGACGAGATCGCCCAGAAAACCGCCAAGGCGGTTCAAACCGTTCTGGGATAG